The Sorghum bicolor cultivar BTx623 chromosome 6, Sorghum_bicolor_NCBIv3, whole genome shotgun sequence genome contains the following window.
TTTAGAACTTGCAAGATGCCAAAAATTCGGCCTGACCAGAAGAGGAGCACCTTCAACcacgtaaggccttgtttagttccaaaaaattttataaataatctcagatttctcgtcacatcgaatcttgtggcgtatacatgaagcattaaatatagataaacataataactaattgtgcagcaatttgtgagacaaatcttttgagtctaattagtccataattggacaatatttgtcaaatacaaacgaaagtgctacagtgttcattttacaaaaatttttacaagtaaacaaggcctaaaccaaATCACAGCCACCAATTATCAACATACAACTATGAATAGTCACACAGAAAAGGACCCATGCATGTCGAGTAGCCAACTAGAGAAATGGACCAGTTCAAAGCTGTTTACTGTTACACCACATCATAAGGTTCAATGACTATCGATTGTCACTTGTCAGGTCCAGTCAACGAAGACTCCTGAAACCAGAGATGCATAATAAGTTGGTCATCAGACATGCAAGAACTGAAGGTCTTGTTTAGGCCTGTATAGATATACTCAAAAtccaaaagtttataaaattccccatcacatcgaatcttgcggtgaaGAATTAAACATaaatttaaaaataactaattgcacagtttacctataaatcgcgagacgaatcttttaagcctagttagtccatgattgaacaatgtttgtcaaatagaaTCGAAATATTTATAgtgtcaaaatttaaaaaaatttgcatttaaaaaatttcaaaattctccgtcacatcgaatctttggacgtatgtatggagcattaaatatagataacaaaaataactaattgcacaacttatttgtaatttgcgagacgaatcttttgaacctaattagtctataattgaacaataattactaaatacaaacaaaaaagctACTGGCCAAactaaaaaaatttcgcgaaactaaacaaggcccgagagCCAGACCAAAAGAAACCCACCCACGGCAGCTCTCCTTCTGTCCTAGCTCCTGCTGCTGTCCTCAACTCCTCTGCAGGCTGGTGGCACGTTCCTCTAACGCGGAACATAGTTAAATTTAAGTcataagaacttttattaataaatcaagccacgataaaaaaataatattttgtatatatttttgaataagacgagtggtcaaatttggtatcaaaaaagccaaaacatcttatCATTTAAGATGGATTAAGTAATAATTAATCATGCCAAAAATTAGGCTTGATCCGAAAGGGACCACCTTGGAAGAATTGCAGACTTTCGTAACACGGTCACAATCACAATCAATCCAGTCCAGTAACAGCAACCCATGCGCACGGAGCAGCCAGATAAAATGATTGACCAGTTCAGTGCTGTTTACTATACATGCCATGAGATGCATAAGCCTGCCATCATGAATAACGGATTCATGGCGCCTCTCCTCCTCTTGCCATTCCTCCTGCTACTGTCCTCACCATCCATGAAAGCTCAACAAAACATCTTGTTGGGCTCCTGGTTAACACCGACACAGGGGTCTAACAGCTCATGGCACTCGCAATCCGGTGACTTTGCTTTTGGTTTCCGGCCAGTCGAGGGCAATTCATCCTTGTTTCTCCTTGCCGTTTGGTTCAACAAGATCAGTGACCAGACGGTGGTTTGGTATGCCAAGGCCAGTGATCCAGATCCAGCACCGATACAAGTTTCATCCAGTTCACATCTCCAGCTCGACTCCAGCGGCGTACTCTCGCTCAAGGACTCCACCGGCATAGAGGTTTGGAATCCCAACGCTGTGGGTGCAGCCTACGCCACCATGCTCAACACCGGAAACTTTGTGTTGGCTGCTGCAGATGGGTCTACCAAGTGGGGGACTTTCAACAACCCAGCAGATACCATCCTGCCCACTCAGGTGCTAACCCCCGGAATGGCGCTCCGCAGCCGGATCATCCCCACAGATTACTCCAATGGTCGATTTCTCCTTGATGTAGCTGATGATGGTGTTTTCTTTCATTCAGTTGCTGTGCCATCCGGTTACCAATATAACCCCTATTGGGTCATGCCTGGGAACAAAACCACAAAGCTAGTGTTCAATGAGACTGGAGTGATATACATGACCTTGGATGGCAACATAGAAATCAATATTACATCTGGACCAGATATAACTGGCCCCATGGAGGACTACTACCACCGTGCCACACTTGACACAGATGGAGTATTCCGGCAATATGTCTACCCGATAAACAGAGGCGAGTGGTCTCTGGTGACGGCATGGACAGTTGTTGGTTTCAGTCCACCAAACATTTGTGAAACGCTGACAGAAGTCGGCAGCGGCATCTGCGGGTTTAACAGTTATTGTCAGTTCGATAGTGCGAGCAGCAACTTGTCCTGCTTGTGCCCACCGCAGTACTCATTTTTAGATGAGGAGAGGAAGTACAAAGGATGCAAACCAGACTTCCAGACACAAGGCTGTGAGTTGGATGAAGCATCCGCCATGGCGCAGTTTCAGCTGACATGGCAAGACAATGTGGATTGGCCTCTAGCTGACTACGAGATATACACCCCTGTAACTGAGAATCAGTGCCGGCGACTCTGCCTAATAGACTGCTTCTGTACTGTCGCAGTGTTCCATGACAGTGATAATACATGTTGGAAGAAGAAAACACCATTGTCGAATGGAAAAATGATGCACAGCGTGCAGAGGACGCTTCTTCTAAAGTTGCCAAAGAACAACATTTCACAGACTGAGCTTATTAATGTGTCTGGCAAATGGAAGAAAGACAAGATGCACTGGATCCTTGGAGGTTCAATGCTTTTAGGAAGCTCAGTCTTGGTGAACCTTCTCCTGACTTTGGTTCTCCTTTTCGGTACCTACCgtgttatcaccattatcaAGATAGCCCAGCCCTTGCAATCATCAAGTAACCTAGGATTACCTTTGAAAGCCTTCAGTTACACCGAGCTTGACAAGGCAACAGGTGGATTCACAGAGGTGCTTGGCACTGGTGCCTCTGGTATTGTGTACAAGGGCCACCTAGAAGATAACCTCAGAACCTGCATTGCTGTGAAGAAAATTGACAAGCTCCAGAAGGAGACAGAAAAGGAGTTCACTATGGAAGTTCAGGCCATTGGACAGACATACCATAAGAATTTGGTCCGCTTGCTAGGATTCTGCAGTGAAGGAAGTGAGAGACTATTGGTGTATGAATTCATGGCCAATGGATCACTCAGCGGATTACTGTTTGGTGATGTCAGGCCTCAATGGAACCTTCGAGTTCAGCTTGCTCTGGGTGTAGCAAGGGGACTGCTATACTTACACGAGGAATGCAGCACACAGATCATCCATTGTGACATAAAGCCCCAGAACATTCTTCTTGATGACAAGTTGACAGCAAAGATCTCAGACTTCGGCTTAGCCAAACTGCTGCAAACCAACCAGACACAAACAAATACTGGTATACGGGGTACCCGAGGATATGTTGCACCTGAGTGGTTCAAGAGCATTGGTATCACTGCCAAGGTCGATGTCTACAGCTATGGGGTCATCCTGTTGGAGCTCATCAGTCGTCGGCGTAATGTTGAGTTGGAGGCAGCAGAGGATAAAAAAATACTGACTTACTGGGCAAGTGATTGTTATAGGTGTGGCAGAGTTGATCTTCTGGTGGAGGCTGATGCTGAAGCAATTTCTAATCTGAAGGTGGTGGAAAGGTTTGTAGCAGTGGCACTGTGGTGTCTCCAGGAAGACCCAACTATCAGACCTACAATGCTGAAAGTGACACAAATGCTTGATGGAGCAGAAGCAATCCCATCTCCTCTTGATCCATCTTCCTTTTTCAGCTCAGTTTGATTGCAGAATGCTGAAGCAATATAGCGGAGTAGAAAGTTACTGGAGGAACGGCTTATATACTAGTTAGATATAGCTATCTCCTGAAGGAATAGCTTATACTTCATGTTACGAATGCTGCTACTGTTTTTCTTCTTTATGTAATGTGAACAGCACCGATAGTGCTGTAGTCGGTATCCTGTAAGAATTGGAAGGAGAAAAATATTAGGAAAGACTCCTCTTCCAAACAGAATACCTACTtcctaaataaaatatttttctatGATAAGAGTTAGTTACTTTTACGTTGCAACTTACTTATTCATTGGTTAGTTGGATTCTTATTACTTATGTCTATGCATGCATAACTATTAGAAAAGTTCTATTGGGGCGTATTTTGCAATAATTATGTCCAAAACAAAATTCAGAAAACAAACTTCTAGTTAACTtattttccaaatggaaaaccTAGCAAAAAAAATATCAAGGAAATTGGCCAAAAGCAGCCAAACTTTTCTCCTATATAACTTCAACCTCCTTGTTCCAATCTGGTCACTGTTATAAATTTCAGCTGCCTTGACAGAGCAGAAACAACCAGGGCAGAGAGAGGAATCGTATGGACTAGTCATTGTGCACCTGCCTTCACGCAAACGTTAATTGAACCACAGGAAAAATCAAGTCTTGCCTTCTTTAGAACTTGCAAGATGCCAAAAATTCGGTCTGaccagttccaaaaaattttataaataatttcagatttcctgtcacatcaaatcttgcggcatatgcatgaagcattaaatatagataaacataataactaattgtgcagtttgtctgtaatttaagagacaaatcttttgagtctaattagtccataattggacaatatttgtcaaatacaaacgaaaatgctacaatgttcattttgcaaatttttttacgagtaaacaaggcctaaaccaaATCACAGCCACCAATTATCAACATACAACAATGAATAGTCACACAGAAAAGGACCCATGCATGTCGAGTAGCCAACTGTAGaaatggaccagtgcaaagcTGCTTACTGTTACACCACATCATAAGGTTCAGTCAACGAAGACTCCTGAAACCAGAGATGCATAATAAGTTGGTCATCAGACATGCAAGAACTGAATGTCTTGTTTAGGGCCTGTATAGATACACTCAAAATCCCaaagtttacaagattctccatcacatcaaatcttgcggtacatgtatggagcattaaacatagattaaaaaataactaattacacagtttacctataaatcgcgagacgaatcttttaagcctagttagtccatgattgaacaatatttgtcaaatacaaacgaaaatgttatagtgtcaaaattaaaaaaaattgcatctaaaa
Protein-coding sequences here:
- the LOC8067748 gene encoding G-type lectin S-receptor-like serine/threonine-protein kinase LECRK4 translates to MHKPAIMNNGFMAPLLLLPFLLLLSSPSMKAQQNILLGSWLTPTQGSNSSWHSQSGDFAFGFRPVEGNSSLFLLAVWFNKISDQTVVWYAKASDPDPAPIQVSSSSHLQLDSSGVLSLKDSTGIEVWNPNAVGAAYATMLNTGNFVLAAADGSTKWGTFNNPADTILPTQVLTPGMALRSRIIPTDYSNGRFLLDVADDGVFFHSVAVPSGYQYNPYWVMPGNKTTKLVFNETGVIYMTLDGNIEINITSGPDITGPMEDYYHRATLDTDGVFRQYVYPINRGEWSLVTAWTVVGFSPPNICETLTEVGSGICGFNSYCQFDSASSNLSCLCPPQYSFLDEERKYKGCKPDFQTQGCELDEASAMAQFQLTWQDNVDWPLADYEIYTPVTENQCRRLCLIDCFCTVAVFHDSDNTCWKKKTPLSNGKMMHSVQRTLLLKLPKNNISQTELINVSGKWKKDKMHWILGGSMLLGSSVLVNLLLTLVLLFGTYRVITIIKIAQPLQSSSNLGLPLKAFSYTELDKATGGFTEVLGTGASGIVYKGHLEDNLRTCIAVKKIDKLQKETEKEFTMEVQAIGQTYHKNLVRLLGFCSEGSERLLVYEFMANGSLSGLLFGDVRPQWNLRVQLALGVARGLLYLHEECSTQIIHCDIKPQNILLDDKLTAKISDFGLAKLLQTNQTQTNTGIRGTRGYVAPEWFKSIGITAKVDVYSYGVILLELISRRRNVELEAAEDKKILTYWASDCYRCGRVDLLVEADAEAISNLKVVERFVAVALWCLQEDPTIRPTMLKVTQMLDGAEAIPSPLDPSSFFSSV